A window of Polyodon spathula isolate WHYD16114869_AA chromosome 30, ASM1765450v1, whole genome shotgun sequence contains these coding sequences:
- the LOC121302721 gene encoding P2Y purinoceptor 3: MDNLTIAPIGSCTYNESFKQILLPVVYSIVFIIGLPLNITVIVQIWQSRKFLTRTSIYMLNLASADLLYICSLPLLIYNYAQQDYWPFGEITCKFVRFQFYSNLHSSIMFLTCISFQRYMGICHPFATWHKTGGKKTVWIICAIIWLIVLVLCAPTFEFATTGTQRNRTVCYDLSEPSRSAQYFPYGMALTVLGFVIPFSGIIACYCCMTRILCQKNKMTSTMVREKKDKAIRIIIIVVVVFAISFFPFHLTKTMYLIIRAIEGVTCGVLERFAIIYKCTRPFASMNSVLDPILFYFIQPKFRQSTKSLLDKISTKREKT; the protein is encoded by the coding sequence ATGGATAACCTTACCATAGCACCGATAGGTTCCTGCACCTACAATGAGAGCTTCAAGCAAATTCTCCTTCCAGTTGTCTACAGCATTGTCTTTATAATTGGACTCCCCTTAAACATTACCGTCATTGTTCAGATATGGCAGTCCCGAAAATTCCTGACCAGGACATCCATCTACATGCTGAACCTTGCTTCAGCGGACCTGCTTTACATCTGCTCCCTTCCACTACTCATTTACAACTATGCCCAGCAAGATTACTGGCCTTTCGGTGAGATCACCTGCAAGTTTGTCCGCTTCCAGTTCTACAGCAATTTGCATAGCAGCATCATGTTTCTTACCTGCATCAGCTTCCAGAGGTATATGGGTATCTGCCACCCTTTTGCAACGTGGCACAAGACTGGAGGCAAGAAGACTGTCTGGATAATCTGTGCCATTATTTGGCTTATCGTTTTAGTCCTTTGCGCACCCACTTTTGAGTTTGCCACCACGGGGACCCAGCGAAACCGAACGGTATGCTACGATCTGAGTGAACCTTCTCGCTCCGCTCAGTATTTCCCTTATGGAATGGCATTGACAGTCCTTGGATTTGTGATCCCCTTTTCAGGAATTATAGCTTGCTACTGCTGCATGACCAGGATCCTATGCCAAAAGAACAAAATGACCAGTACAATGGTTCGGGAGAAAAAGGATAAAGCAATCCGGATTATCATAATCGTGGTGGTGGTCTTTGCTATCAGCTTTTTCCCCTTCCACTTGACCAAGACTATGTATCTGATCATCCGGGCTATAGAAGGAGTGACCTGTGGAGTGCTTGAGAGGTTTGCCATCATTTATAAGTGCACCAGACCCTTTGCGAGCATGAACAGTGTTCTTGATCCAATCCTGTTTTATTTCATACAGCCTAAATTCAGGCAAAGCACCAAGTCATTGCTGGACAAGATAAGTACCAAGAGAGAAAAGACATGA